One genomic region from Geotrypetes seraphini chromosome 13, aGeoSer1.1, whole genome shotgun sequence encodes:
- the NUCKS1 gene encoding nuclear ubiquitous casein and cyclin-dependent kinase substrate 1 translates to MSRPVRNRKVVDYSQFQESDDADEDYGRETAPPAKKIRASPREAKDKRRPGRNSQEDSEDSDEKDVKTKKDEAHSPEEDFGSEDDDSLAAGDANVDSDYESSKKSKAKKAKPDKNKRAIKSSRKRAAPEDSEDDKEDRKTVRQQRQAASKAASKQREMLIDNAGSEDEEQEEEEAAFLEKDSGSDEDFMVEDDDDSDYGASKKNKKKVVKKSKPERKEKKSPKPRLKATVTPSPVKGKGKGRPKASKEKSPSPKEEEEEDEEPESPPQKKSTSPPAEKSGEEGSEDEAPSAED, encoded by the exons ATGAAGACTATGGAAGAGAGACAGCCCCACCAGCCAAGAAAATCCGTGCCTCTCCTCGTGAGGCTAAAGATAAGAGACGGCCTGGGAGGAACTCTCAGGAGGACAG CGAAGATTCAGATGAGAAGGATGTGAAAACCAAAAAGGATGAAGCCCATTCACCAG AGGAGGATTTTGGCAGTGAAGATGACGACAGTTTGGCAGCAGGCGATGCAAATGTTGACAGTGACTATGAGAGCTCTAAAAAGAGTAAAGCAAAAAAAGCCAAGCCAGACAAGAATAAACGGGCCATCAAATCGAGTCGGAAAAGAGCAGCTCCAG AGGACAGTGAAGATGACAAAGAGGACCGTAAAACTGTTCGTCAGCAGCGGCAGGCAGCATCTAAAGCTGCATCCAAGCAACGAGAGATGCTGATAGACAATGCTGGCAGTGAGGATGAGGAACaggaggaagaggaagcagcgtttTTGGAGA AGGATTCTGGTAGCGATGAAGACTTCATGGTGGAGGACGATGACGACAGTGATTATGGTGCCTCAAAGAAAAACAAGAAGAAGGTTGTGAAGAAATCAAAACCAGAGAGGAAAGAGAAGAAATCGCCGAAACCTCGACTAAAGGCTACAG TGACACCTAGCCCAGTGAAGGGTAAGGGAAAAGGGCGCCCCAAGGCTTCCAAGGAGAAATCCCCATCCCctaaagaagaggaagaggaggatgaGGAGCCAGAAAGCCCCCCGCAGAAGAAGTCAACAAGCCCCCCAGCAGAGAAGTCTGGGGAAGAGGGCTCTGAGGATGAGGCTCCGTCTGCTGAAGATTAA